Below is a window of Solanum stenotomum isolate F172 chromosome 7, ASM1918654v1, whole genome shotgun sequence DNA.
tatataaattatatgttttcttttaactaatataataaataaatatattttaagatattaattaaattttaaataatttaactcCCGAAAGAATATTATGAAACGGAGGAAGTAGTAGCATGTTTTTTTGGTGGCACCGACAATTAGTGACCTTGACtaatgttatattttaaaaGGACAAAATTAAAAGGATTTTAAGTTTGGacacattttattatttaatttgatgatGTTTGACCCAATATATATGTCCACAACCCCCaccatatattttttgaatcataatgttcatgaaacataaagtaattaaatatgTCCTATGTGGGGGTTATATCAACTTAtgttaatcattttattttatttattattgataccttttattttatagtactactatatattttttgtgaagGATTATTCAATTTGAGTGGccaaaagaaaatgagaagaaggATTAATCAATTTTGAATATAGCCAAATGAAATCTAACTAATTGCTCTAATTAGTATAAAATCAAAGTCTAACaaaaagaatgaacaaaaataCTATTAAGGGTGCATGGGATGGTTATGAGTTTTCGAGGTCAAACCCTGCTAGTTATGAGTCGTTTTTGCTAGAAAAAATATTAGCGTCTTGTAAGGAATTTTTCTGTGTGAATTTAAATTTGGTCAAATTTTCATAGAAATAACGATTAccaaacaaaaactaaaaaaagaaaattgaactAGTGAAGTATATTTTTTGCTACTTTTgagtcattatatatatatatatatatatatataactacgttgcatgcattttaatttttaattgctACTGACAGCTCAAAAATAGATTCAACTCTATGGATTGGTAAGCTAAGTGGGtcgaaaaaaaaagtgatttttagtggagaattttaaacatatttgatgaattttggaCATAAAGTTAAATCcattatttttgatatattataacTTTTCAggtcaactttttttttaaatattttttctttgacATTGAATTGTTTATGTACACGGAGTAAAgataaaatttttgaaataaaatttgaaattaattttatcgtATGTTTAATTTGAGGTATTAACTAATTATCTTACATatcatttatattaaaataaaaaaattattatctcataataaaatatgataaaatattttaataataagatATACCATTTATGAAATATCCTTATTTTAgtgatctatttttttttttcaatgacCCAGACATGAAatatttttaggaagaacctAGACAAATTCTAAAAGCATTTATCaagttttaatgaaaaaattaaataaatatgagaaGAATGGTCTGTCAATTTTAGATGATCAAAGGAAAgtcaaataaattattcatgATGTGATGACCAAAAACAGTGTTGGAATGTGATTTAAAGAAATAATGTTTATATATGTTCTCTCATTTGaggtcaatttttattttatttttggatcgTATTGaagataaatacaaaatataagaTTAATTCGTCCAAActtattatattactttatttttttcttgagatTAGAGGTTTCAAACCATTttacttagtttttttttataaaaaaagaaattcaaattcaatccaAAAAGCTAAAGAATTTCGTATTAGGAGCACGTTCTCTTAAATAAATCTTATATAACGTGAACCTGAATCAGTCGAACAAGTAAATTTTGGATATTAATAGCTTTAGAGTTTCCTATTTGTTTGGTGTACCTTAATTTATTACTTTGGTCCGACGTACTaggaatgtttttttttttcttttcatggtAAAATGGGGACATACCATAACTTGTTTTTGGTTTGAAGATAACATAAGATTTGCCTACCATTTACTATACAAAGatatttttaagataattttgtttttttccttgaTTTAAGGTTTATAAAGGAATGTGTCACACATGAAGTTGTTGCATTTggggaaatgaaaaaataatttagtacaTGAATAAAATGGTACATGCCAATTGATGGTACAACTTATAACCTGTTAGATTTGTCACTCGATACATTTATATCGAGTTATGACTTATTTCAATTGAGTATCTAAATACATgataaaatgtttttatttgatacTTTCTACCTAGGTTTTATGAAACAATTACGTCTTTCTCAAGCGATGATTTAGATAAGTTAATCACATACAATATattaatttctttaattataCACATCGAATCTCAATTGAAACAAGCTTGCAGTTTACAACTCATGCGAATATTAAAAAGAatgttatattttaaataattaatttatctacgtaataaacttttaaaaagaGGTTTCTATCGAGAAGTTTTCTCCACTGCTGATTAATTATACTTGAGGTCAAccctataaaatatttaaaaacgtCCCACAAAATTTTCTGGCTTAATTAGTACTAACAGACTTTATAATCAAGATTTATGATAATTATCCTTCTCTTTCCAATCATTGCATGTTTTatgtgaattttaattttttttttttgaaattttaagtaAATATACAATAGTAATTAAATTTACagtcaaatatttatatatttaataaaattttcaatatatagtGCACATTTACACCTTCATCCAGATGGATTCAGGAATTGGTATGATTTTGGAATTATACAACAATTCATTTAATGTGTCTAATTAGTTTGACTAGACacgaaattaaagaaaaataataaatatagcaAGGAGAATTtctaaacagactaaaaagtaGAGTAAAATACGTAAATTAAAATAAGTGGAGTttatacaattataaaaaaagtttttacatGACTGATGAAATTGTTATAATTAGGCCATATGATCAAAGCTTTGAGAACACTTAATGGAAATCTTTAATCAAAATCCCATAATAAGATCCAATGACAACCAACCATTATACTATACTATATCCctacatatattaattttaaaaaatgaaaacttttCTAATTAGTAAATATAGAAACATGATTAGGgacatatataattaatgtgGCTTTTGATTCAAGTTGTATTATGTCCAAgttaaacttattttaactaTGAAGAAATTGTTTTTAGGTCCCATGTTTGCTATATAAGGTTGATATAagaacaatttaataaaaatcaaactttatttttaaataattaatttaagagTAGCTTAACTCATTTATAATGAAAACacattcaaaactaaaaaactTTTATCGACTGAAATTATACTTTGTCACATagaaacttttatttatttttcattctatTTATGGTATCTATATTAAAgttcaattaattcaaattttgaatcaaaagcTTTTAAATAAGAATGAAGATAtctcaattatctatcataattcatattggTTCGTTTTATATGATTAGTTTTAATCATATATTTCGAGTTTGAATTTCgagaatgaaatcacttttgatAAGAAACATTTTATCTCAAATAAAACTTTTCAACATAAGTTCAATTTAGTCAAACCCCAAAGTAAATACTGAATAACATATGGAAAACCAGCAACAATGTCTAGTCGATATACTTGTAATTTTAATGTTCGTGATAACAGGTGCACATCTCAACTAATTTTACGAAAGGTGTATCATTACTTCCCATCTCCTTCCAGCACTAAAAGTATGCTCGTGATAACATATGCATATCTGATTAATTTTACGAAATATCTATCATCACCTCCCATCTCCTACTAGCAATAAGTATTGTCTAGGTCAGTTGAGATATTGAGTAAGTGTTGAAATAAATGAGGTTAGGTGCTTATTTCCAATATCACTGCCATACAGCAGTTTCTTTAACAAGTTTGAAGTTAATGCAACAGTTCAAACTAGCCATCAGTTTTAATTTGCTAGggatttatttttacaaaaaattggATAGATAAATAGATATTAATATCAATTTCATGTCTTAGTATCTTTGAGTGCATTTTGTACTACCAACCACATTCCTATAAACCCTACCTGTGCAAAATTGATGATGATAACTAAACTAGGCTCATTTAGTAAGATGTGTAAAAATAGTACTGAATGTAGtatgttaaaaatattaaaattataagttaTATATAATCAGATTAGCTATGCTGATATTCTTTATCGAATGTTTTGTTTGTTATATTAAATAAATCTGATGTATTAGACAAGAATAGCTAATACCTCGTATTGTTAATATCATGATTTCTTACGTATAAGAGTAGTACATAATATGATACATGTGCTATTAAGCTTGATGATGATacgatttaaaaataataatttaagagATATGTTTAACTATTATGAATAATGTGTATCATGAATTTGGATAACAACATTGCTAGCTTCTATCATTCAAAGGTGACAAACTTTTTTAGTTACAAGTTCATCTTTGGatgtaatttcaatttttattgcCCAAAAAGAAATTGTATCTTTAGTTCAAATTCtccaaataaaagaagaaaaatatatttaattttttttattaataatatattggTGGATGATTTAACATCACAACTGTATAGGGTCAAAGAGAAGTCCATTATTTATGTGACATAAAAGTAGCATGTGCCTAGAAAGCTCCCTTCTCTCTGCCTTTTGTATTAATTGGAATTTATTTTGCGTGGATGTAAATTggcaattaaaaaaatactttagaataaataagtatatatagTTTCAGTTATATTACAATCATGATTGTTAGGTAGATACattataatgaaattgaaaaatgatgTTATCTTTTAGTAGAGATCTCAAATTTAAAGCTCGAGTATAAATTACTTGTGTTAGGAAGCGTTTGTAAAATtgattttaacaattttttccttcttcttcctcctccctTTGATAATAATGAAGAATTTATTAAcgtgaaaatatatattaattaattataattaaataataatctatatatatatatatatatatttcaatagATGTCACGTCATATATTCATTGCGTAGAAGTAAATATTAGAAATTTTTACCCTAAAATTGTactactaatttttatttttaaaaaaagaaacttaattagttatgtCTAAGTATAataattcaaaaactaaaactaaaattgtCCTATCACTTGCAACAATATGCATTGATGTGTCACTAATCATAAAACATTCCAATAATCAAGGAACTACAACTCCTTTTTAGCTTAGTACAAATATTTGACTTTGCTTAATTAGAACATCGACcactattttaagaaaaaaaaaacatataaaaaatttagatgggatgctaaatattttttcaattttaatttaaaataatgaattcaagTCTCGagaaataagataatttttaGTAAAGGGTGTTATAATTTTGAGCTGATTAAGTGATTATTTACCGTTAATAATAGACGCgtgtatattaatttaattactcTTATTATTCTGAATCATCTCTCTCTATCGACTATCGTACACTACTAGCTTCCAAACATCTTCATAGAACTACAGTAATAGGAGTTTCCCCTCATACTTTAAATATATAAGTAGttaataattttatcataatttaaatatgttattatgCCTTatcccctccccctccccccacacacaaaaataaaaataaaaaattacacgaATTCATAGTATTAAGAGCTAGTGACATTCtatctctattattttttttaaaattacaaagatcctttaaatttggtggaattcgGACATATCCCTCAACGTCCCGATATATCATGTCTCAATTTCAGATACATCGGGTATGTCCCGGTACATCATGTAAAGTGATGTATACGACCAATACATCATGTAAAGTGATATATTTGAGAATTTTACGTGGTGTATCTGAGAATAGGAGAGAGAGCgaggatttttgtaattttttcaaatgtagggaattttaaagaatatgaTGGTATAGGTTATgtatttaagtaaaaaaaaattaaaagataaaaagagaCGTTGAGTGATCATCAAATAACCCATCCCTCTCCATTGTTCCTACgtaatttttacttaaaaataataatgactttttattttggtttaatatggaaatttattattttgcatgccaattttttttaaaaaaaatataaacgtTAGTGACCGTTGAATAAACAGTTAATTACCTACTAAACTTGTGTTTAGTGAgtttatacaaaattaaatttggaCAATTCACACGATATGTGTTTTTTTCATACATCTGGGGGCCCATAACTGCCGTAGGTATTGCCGGCGTGCACTAAATATTTGAACCGTTCAATTGTTGTTtggaaaattttaataaataatatttgtcatgttttttcctattttgaaaataaataaattacactTTTAATCCcttgaaatattaataaattacaattttgaTCTTAATTTCTCATTAAACATATTTAAACTCttcaattttatgatttttggtCTTAATTTTTTGTGAATCTTCACAAATTTAACGAATTATTAAGTCTTATCTTTGAGTGGAGggttttgaattgtttttttccTCCGCTAGAGAGCCTACAGAAAATAACCTAATTCATGATAGAGATAATGTATGTGTACAttttagtattatatattttgatttgtgggattacattgaaatgttattattgttagtaAACCAATGTCGTGGGTGTATTGAAAATACAACCACTTTACCTCACACTGACAAGGATAAGGTTGGGATGATCGTACCTTTTTCAGACTCAATATATAAAACTACATTgggtatattattgttgttgtattaagttctaaaatattcaataatcGATATGTAATTTGTAATATTACTCATGATAGGATCATGATTTTCACTAAGAAGATTCAGAATATGAAGAAAGaaacatacaaataaattaatgtAATTCAATATCTATTACGTatacataagaaaataagtttatttttatatacacatcATATTTGTCCTTTATCTAGTAAATGAGGTTCAGATGAACCCCTTAACGCTCCCTAACTTTGCACCAGACTATTGCTCCATATTCGATAGTtatatagttttatttaaaaGGTTCAGAATCGCAcattttaattaacaaaaaGTTTAATATACTTAATAAACTATTATACTAATTACATATAAATAccaattaaaatttataattgagGGATCAAAAgtgtaataatatatattttaaatattagaacatagaaagttttttttttaaaagaaaaagacagaAGCAACACAAACCAGAAGGCAAAGTAGAGCTTCTATAAAAAGAGAACCAttcctctctttctctctccatCTTCTCTCttctaaaacatttttcaattgCCATTAATACAGAACTCTCatacaaaaaaacaaacaaatttttgCTTTGTTTTTTGTGCCCATTTCTCTTCTTCAAACACAAAAATTGAACAACCCCATTTCCttctttctgattttttttgttgcaaaattcaaaaaaaaatttggtttttTTCCCTACATTttctgagaaaaaaaaaagaatctttttATTGTTGAAGCATAAATTTAGTGGTGAGTTTGAGCTATTTGTCTGTCTTTTCTGACATTCCAATAGCATCTGtaattttttagaagaaaaaaaaaacacattttcaaGAATCCCCTGTTTCCACCACCCCACCAttttctgaagaaaaaaaagaatctttttTGCTTTAGAGCAGAATTTAGTGGTGGGTTTGAgctattttctgtatttttcacATTTTCAAGAATcccctgttttttttttttttaataatggaGGGGTTATCAAGAACAAATCTTGTTTCTGATACATTTTATGGAACAAGAGATGATATAACAGAACAATTTGGTATAATGTGGGGACAAATTAAAGCTCCATTGATTGTTCCACTTTTAAGGATTTCTGTGTTTTTATGTCTTGCTATGTCTGTAATGTTGTTTATTGAAAGAGTTTACATGTTTGTTGTCATTACTTTATTGAAAGTTTTTGGTACAAAACCTGAAAAAAGATACAAATGGGAGCCATTAAAAGATGATGTTGAGCTTGGCAATTCATCTTATCCTATGGTTCTTGTTCAAATTCCAATGTATAATGAAAAAGAGGTTTGCattctttattcttttcatttttatcttttttttctctgtGTTCGAGTCCGTTGCGTGCACCTCAATAAGCTTCCGTTTGATaatagattttgaaatttgaaattttgaaattgtgtttggacatatatttatttaaggaaaaaaaaattaaagtttgagAGCTTGAAAATTAGATTATGAAAATCtggggaaaaaaaaattaaagtttgagAGCTTGAAAATTAGATTATGAAAATCTAACCAAATTTTATGGTGAAAAAGATATTTGAGgataacttttcaaaaattatccGAACGTTAGCCAAGTTTCGAGTAACTCTATTCACCAAGAGTCGGTATGCACTCAtcttaattatttcattagGTATCTGCTATGGAAAGAAATCGTCTAGTTTATTTGTGAAGTATTTTAAGTATTCCATTGGATATTTTCTACCTCTCATCGATATATGTTTAGGGAAAGAAActatttaaaacttctttgatGCATTTTAACTATTTCATCAAATATGTGCTACCTCAATGTCTTATACAATATATGTGTTAGGTAACTTTGTCCATCAAAATTTAGTCTAACGAAAGAAATCACTTAGTATTTTTTTCTCGACGTTTGCTTATTAGAATTTTGTTTTAggtaaaattctaatttatttttttttgtttacaaaGGTTTATCAGCTTTCAATTGGAGCTGCATGTGGACTTTCATGGCCTTCTGATCGTATTATAGTGCAAGTTCTTGATGATTCAACAGACCCCATTACTAaggtattataaaaaaatgtgtaaaaattgttttattattattattaatttacatTATAGATAAACCCTGGAAACCctttttttgaaacttgaaattggtttaggatttataaaGTTTGTAAAAATTGAACCTTTTCTTGATTGTCTCAAATCGAAAGCTTATCTGAAACAATGTCTCTGTTGTCTTAGGTAGAGATAATGTCGTCTTACCTTTCTCAGATCCCACTTGTAAAACTACctgagtatgttattgttgtaaaAATCGAACCTTTTCTTAATTTGGAAGTAAACCCTCGAAACATTTCGGAATCTTGATTAAGCATAAATTGCAACTCTTATATTATTaaagttactttttaaattaattaatcgaACACAAGTTGCTATTCTTCGAAAGTGCTTTTTGTGACACACTTTTTTCAAAGCAAACAGTCTTTAAAGTTCGACCAAATAGACTATAAAACTTTgtaagttttttattatttttttgaatttggatttaaaccctaaaccccctTTTGTGATTCTTGAAATTTGGTTGTAGAATTTGGTGGAAATTGAATGCCAAAGATGGGCAAGCAAAgggataaatataaaatatgaagtGAGGGACAATAGGAGTGGATACAAAGCAGGTGCTTTGAAAGAAGGATTGAATCATTCTTATGTGAAACAATGTGATTTTGTTGCTATTTTTGATGCTGATTTTCAACCTGAACCTGATTTTCTATGGCAAACAATTCCATTTCTAGTTCACAATCCTGAACTTTCCCTTGTTCAAGCTAGATGGAAATATGGtaagttttacttttttaaCTTTCCTCATATAGTAGTTGTATTACTCTCTcagtctcaatttatgtgatttactttttttttaatcagtttaaaaaagaatgacacatttctattttaagtaagaatttaactataaaatgtctattttatccttaatgaaatgatttacagtcacacaaatttttataattcattttggaccacaagttttaaaagacttcctttctttcttaaactccttGCCGAGTCAAATTACCTCACAtgaaatgggacggagggagtaatatttttgataaagatGGTGTCCGGACGGTCTTGCACGAATCCCGAGTAGTGCAAATGGTTAGTTGGTTTAATTGTATTCTGaactcataaaatttaaatcttgattATGTATTTAGTGGCATACTGAACCCataaagtttaaagtttgaTTCCGTCTTTAGATGTAGTCCGAACCAATAAAGTTCAAATGCTTATTTAGCCTTTAATGAACCAGTGACATTTTGATTCATTAAAGTTTTAATCTTGACTTCGCCTCTGGGtgaagtttagggttttaggaTAGGAAGATGGCTAAGTTCAAGTCAAAGACGCTAAATTAAGGGAATCAATTAGAATTTCATAGCGCACTGAGTGAGTATTTAGTTCGGTTTTTTTATACGAGAGATCTCATtccaatagtttttttttctcgtAAGGCcactcctttttctttttatcaggATGCAATAATTTTGTCTACCAAAACTTAGTTTGTGGAAGAAGTCATCTAGCATTTTGTGATTTTCATTAGTTTATCCAGCAAAATGCTAAATAAGGGCATTCACTAGAATTTCGTAGCGCATCAAGTGAGTAGGTAAGAGATCTCTTCTCGATACAGTAATTCTATTTACTAAAGCTTAATATAAGTCTTGAAAAAGTCTTCtatatatcattttatgattctcatctttttaattatatataaccACTAGGCAAtaacctttattttttttcactttcataatatatttatattatttctgtACTAAATAGTAACTCATCAACACTGTCGGTGACTTTTACATATTACCAATATTTTTGTGTGTACATAATAATGACCAGACTTAGGTACAATCTTTGTAGGCCAGTATTTTTTAGGCCACATATAGTCATGTTGTGGTGGCTCATGAAATTTGGCCCTAGTTCTGAATTGGCAATTCAAGTGTAGTCGTAAAAGTTTGTGGTGGATcggtaagtattttttttatttttaactagaGGTTTCAAATTCGAATTTGGAATATGAAATCATCTTTGATAGAGAATCATTACCCCCTTTTAATTAAATCTCAAGGTTGATATCGAACCCCATATggaattaaaaagaaagtactcattattagtaataattttaatttttgataaaaaaagaatttctaTGTTATGCTAAAAGTTGTTTTGTCTGGTGCATGCTAAAAAGAGGAGTTGATTAAAGTGAAAAAAGTATTTGTGGTTTCGTAAGAAACACTTAATATTACAAAGTATTATTACTAGGACAATAAATGCCCCTATCACCTATCACCTATCACCTATGTTGCTTTGCTTTTTCCAATATTTGATACGTATGTGTCAAACCTAACAACATTTTTAATGAATTCGAGCAACATAACGTATTATCTATATTGGTTTTGACTCTGAAAATATTGACACGTTCATGTTCGATGTTCCAAAAATATTATGTTGCTTTGATTCTCCAAAATTATTGATGAGTTTATTGTATGAATTTGTAAAAAGTAGATTATATTTGTAAATTCTGACACTCATCCGATgacattttaagagaatctaAAACAACATTTACCTATTGCTTTTGCACTGTGAAtggaagctttttttttttgtacttaaAGAAGCCAATTAGGAAGTGCTATTTCtacaaagaaatttttttttacattcttGAAGgcaaggtcatttttggaattaCTGATAATGACAAGGGTATTTTTGTCCTTTTGTCTTGTACCTCTTTAAGCAACAATTGCATGTGCAATAAAAATGGTGGACCTAAGAACATTCTTTTTTACTAGCCGACACTATTTTTGGTGtctttgagaatttttttaatttttatttgaataggtcaaattaaattgttaaattaaataaatgaatataactcaaacatttttaaaaatgccTGTTAGAAAAATATTGGTTTATTCTTCGATTGTATTAGTTAGtacttgttattttctttgtttcaattttcaCACTAATTCTTGTGTTACCTTATGTTATACTCGAATCGAGGGTTAGAaataacttaacaacttttttacTTGCACAACATTGGAGGGTAAGATCTTTATACACCACCCTTTCTAGCATGGGCGGAACCACCTTAAACGAAGGGTGGTCCAGTGCACaccttttgttaaaaaattatgtcGTGTACATAGgttaaaattagttattatgagtgtatattttattttgcacaTTCTTCACCAAATTTCTAGCTCTGCCATTGCTATCACTCGTGGGATTACACtagatatattattgttattgtaatgaaataatttatttatttattggttGGTGATTTTTGCAGTTAATGCTGATGAATGTCTAATGACAAGAATGCAAGAAATGTCATTGGATTATCATTTCTCTGTGGAGCAAGAAGTTGGCTCTTCTACACATGCTTTTTTCGGATTTAATGGTATTAATTCTccatattatttataaatatttgattgtgCATCCAACTACTATTGTATTATTAATTAACTTGGAAGTCGCTATAGGAACTTGTAGCATAAAATTCTGAATCCGCTCTTTACTTGAAAGTGACAAGTCAGTAAGCAACATGTTAGTTTTGTGTAAATTGTCTTCAATGAAGTTTTAAATGAAACAACAACTAATAATAGTAGTGGTCCAAGAAAAACATTGAACTCTACATGTTCTGTGAATTCATTGTGGTCCAACAAATGTATATGTAACTATGAAATGTTGTGTCTGGAACAAAAAAATACAGGCACTGCTGGTGTTTGGAGAATCGCCGCGATAGATGAGGCTGGAGGTTGGAAGGACAGGACAACGGTTGAGGATATGGACCTTGCTGTCCGTGCTAGTCTCAAGGGCTGGAAATTCTTGTTCCTTGGTTCAGTCAAGGTACATACTCCCCTGTCTGACATTTCTTTTATCCGTTGTCTCGAAATGAAAGATAAATAAACACTATAATGTACTATCTGTAGTTCGTATTATCTGTCTTTTAAGGTTTCTAAACATATTCCCCATCTGACATTTCTAGTCTGTTGTCTCGAAATGATAGGTTAACACTATAAAATACAATCCCAGAGTCCATATTATCTGTCTTTTAAGGTTTTTGCACATATTCTCCATCTAACATTTCTTATCCGTTGTCTTGAAATGATAGATAAATAAGCACTATAGAACACGATTTGTAGTCCATATTATCAGTCTTTCGCATTTGCTGTCTCAAATGATAGATAAATAAACACAATAATGAGTGGTCCGTAGACCATATTATCCGTCTTTTAAGGTTTTCACACATAATTCTCATCTGACATTTCTTATCCGTTGTCACGAAATGATAGATAAATGGATGCTACAATATACTATCTCTTGTCCATATTATCTGTCTTTTAAGNNNNNNNNNNNNNNNNNNNNNNNNNNNNNNNNNNNNNNNNNNNNNNNNNNNNNNNNNNNNNNNNNNNNNNNNNNNNNNNNNNNNNNNNNNNNNNNNNNNNNNNNNNNNNNNNNNNNNNNNNNNNNNNNNNNNNNNNNNNNNNNNNNNNNNNNNNNNNNNNNNNNNNNNNNNNNNNNNNNNNNNNNNNNNNNNNNNNNNNNNNNNNNNNNNNNNNNNNNNNNNNNNNNNNNN
It encodes the following:
- the LOC125870475 gene encoding glucomannan 4-beta-mannosyltransferase 9-like, coding for MEGLSRTNLVSDTFYGTRDDITEQFGIMWGQIKAPLIVPLLRISVFLCLAMSVMLFIERVYMFVVITLLKVFGTKPEKRYKWEPLKDDVELGNSSYPMVLVQIPMYNEKEVYQLSIGAACGLSWPSDRIIVQVLDDSTDPITKNLVEIECQRWASKGINIKYEVRDNRSGYKAGALKEGLNHSYVKQCDFVAIFDADFQPEPDFLWQTIPFLVHNPELSLVQARWKYVNADECLMTRMQEMSLDYHFSVEQEVGSSTHAFFGFNGTAGVWRIAAIDEAGGWKDRTTVEDMDLAVRASLKGWKFLFLGSVKVHTPLSDISFIRCLEMKDK